In the Streptomyces sp. NBC_00193 genome, GCGAGTTGTCGATCGCCGTCGGCAGCGAGAAGAACTCCGGGATGTGCCGGCCCGAGGCGTGCACGCGGGCCGCGCGCTCCAGGGCCGCCGGGGAGAACGCCGCCAGCCACAGGCCGCCGTCGGAGGCGAAGGACTTCTGCGGGGCGAAGTAGTAGACGTCGGTCTCGGTGATGTCCACCGGCAGACCGCCGGCACCCGAGGTCGCGTCCACCAGGACGAGTGAACCCTCGTCGGCGCCCGCGACGCGCTTGATCGGCGCCGCGACACCCGTCGAGGTCTCGTTGTGGGTGTACGCGTACACGTCCACGCCCGCCTCGGCCACCGGGTCCGGGTGGGTGCCCGGGTCGGAGGAGATCACGGACGGCGCGTCCAGCCACGGCGCGGACTTCGCGGCGCTGGCGAACTTGGAGGAGAACTCGCCGAAGGTGAGGTGCTGCGACTTCCGCTCGATGAGACCGGCGGTCGCGATGTCCCAGAAGGCGGTGGAGCCGCCGTTGCCCAGGATCACCTCGTAGCCCTCGGGGAGGGAGAAGAGGTCCCGGAGGCCCTGGCGCACGGAGCCGACCAGGTTCTTGACCGGAGCCTGGCGGTGGGAGGTTCCGAGCAGGGAGGTACCGGTGGCGGCGAGGGCGTCCAGCGCCTCGGTCCGCACCTTGGAGGGGCCCGCGCCGAAGCGTCCGTCGGCGGGCTTGATGTCAGCGGGAATCTGGATCTCGGCCACAAGCGGAGCGTATCCGGTCCGGGTCCACGCCTTGGAACCGAGTCCACCCGATGAGATGACGCGCGTAGAGGCCGGAGCTGCTCGGAGAGGCCGGGAGCCGGTGGGAGGCTGTCCGCCGTGACGTCACCCGGTGAACTCGAACGGACCTTGCGGAAGAACCTGCGCGGAGAGGTCGACTTCGGCGCCGCCGCCCGGGCCCTGACGACGATGGACGCCTCGAACTACCGCCGCGTCCCCGTCGGCGTGGTCGCCCCGCGCGACGCCGAGGACGTGGCCGCCGCGCTCGCGGTGTGCGCCGCGGCCGGGGTCCCCGTCGTCCCGCGCGGCGGGGGCACCTCCATCGCGGGCCAGGCCACGGGCCTCGGCGTCGTCCTCGACCTCACCCGCCACATGAACGCCCTCGTCTCCCTGGACCCGGCCGCCCGCACCGCCGTCGTCCAGCCCGGCCTGGTCCTCGACCGGCTGCGGGACGCGGCCCGCCCGCACGGGCTGACCTTCGGGCCGGACCCCTCCACGCACTCCCGCTGCACGCTCGGCGGGATGATCGGCAACAACGCCTGCGGGGCCCACTCCGTGGCCTGGGGGACCACCGCCGACAACGTCGCCGAGCTGGCGGTGACCGCGTACGGCGGCTCCTCGCACCGGCTCGGCACCGGCTGGCGGGGCGCGCCGGACGGGCTGCGGGAGCTGGTGTCGCAGAACCTGGCGGTGCTGCGCACCGGCATGGCGGGCGGTGCGGCCGACGGCTTCGCGCGGCGGATCTCCGGCTACGGGGACCTGGACGCGCTGCTCCCCGAACGGGGCACCCGGGTGGCCCGGGCGTTCTGCGGGAGCGAGGGCACGCTCGGCGTGGTCACCGAGGCCGTCGTACGGCTCGTGGAGCTGCCGGCCGCCCCGGCGCTGGCCGTCCTCGGGTACGCCGACGAGAGCGCGGCCGCGCAGGCCGCGGCGGGGCTGCTCGGGTACGGGCCGCTGACGGTGGAGGGGATGGCGGCCGACCTCGTGGGCGGTGCCGCCGGGCTTCCCCGGGGCGGGGCCTGGCTGTTCGTGGAGATGCGCGACGAGGGCGCGGCCCGGGCCCTGCTCAGGGCCTCCGACGCGGTGGACGGCCTGCTGCTCACCGATCCGGCGGCGCAGCGGGCCCTGTGGCGGATCCGCGAGGACGCGGCGGGCACGGCCACCCGGATGCCCGACGGCACCATGGCCTGGCCGGGTTGGGAGGACTGCGCGGTCCCGCCCGCCCGGCTCGGCGCCTACCTGCCGGAATTCCGGGCCCTGCTGGCGGAGCACGGGCTGCGCGGATCCCCGTACGGCCACTTCGGCGAGGGCTGCGTGCACGTGCGGATCGACTTCGACCTGGTGACGGCGCCGGGCGTGGCCCGCTTCCGGGCCTTCTCCTCGGACCTCGCCGACCTGGTGGTCGCGCACGGCGGCTCCCTGTCCGGGGAGCACGGGGACGGGCAGGCCCGGGCGGAGCTGCTGCCGCGGATGTACGGGCCTTCGGTGATCGGGCTCTTCGAGACCTACAAGCGGGTCTGGGACCCGGCGGGCGGCATGAACCCCGGGATCCTGGTCCGCCCGGCACGCCTCGACGAGAACCTCCGCTTCGCTTCCCTCCCGCCGGCCCTGCCCTTCGCGGGGGAGGTGGCCCGGTGCGTCGGCGTCGCGAAATGCCGGTCGACGGAGGTCGGGGGGCCGGGGGTGATGTGCCCGTCGTACCGGGCCACGGGCGAGGAACGCCACTCCACGCGGGGGCGGGCCCGGCTGCTGCACGAGATGCTGGCCGGGGAGATCGTGACCGGCGGCTGGCGGTCGGCGGAGGTCGCCGAGGCGCTCGATCTGTGCCTCGGCTGCAAGGGCTGCCGCAGCGACTGCCCGGTGGGGGTCGACATGGCCGCCTACAAGGCGGAGTTCCTCCACCACCACTGGGCGGGCCGGCTGCGGCCGCTCTCCCACTACGCCCTGGGCGGGCTGCCGGGCTGGCTCCGCCTGATCGCCGGGCTCCGCCTGGCCCGCCCCCTGAACCTGGTGTCCCGCTTCCTGCGCATCCCGGGCCTGGAACGGTCCCGGCCCTTGCCCCGACTGGCCCGGACCCCGTTCACCCGCGGGTGGCGCGCGATGGTCCGCTCCGCGGGGCGAAGTCCCCTACCCGCCCTTCCACCGTTCCCCGGGCTCCGCCCGGACCCGTCCCCGGGTGCGGCGCCGTTGCCGGGGGCCAGCCCCCGGACCCCCGCTCCTCAAACGCCGGAGGGGCTGGATTTTCGCCGGCGTCAGCCAAAATCAGCCTCGCCGGCGTTTGAGGCGCGGGGTCTGGGGCGGAGCCCCAGGGGGTCCGGGGCGCAGCCCCGGGGAACGGTGGAAGGGCGGGTAGGGGACCTCGCCCCGCAGGGCGCGCACGCGACCGTCGTGACGGTGTGGCCGGACACGTTCACGGAGTACCTCGCGCCCGAGGCCGGGCATGCCGCCGTGCGGGTGCTGCGGGCCGCCGGGCTGGAGCCGCGGGTGCAGACGGGCCGCGTCTGCTGCGGGCTGACCTACATCTCCACCGGCCGCCTCGACACCGCCCGCAGGGTCCTGCGCCGCACCCTGGACGCCGTGGGCGACCCACAGGGACCCCTCACCGTCCTCGAACCGAGCTGCGCGGCCGCGCTCCGCACCGATCTGCCCGCCCTCCTCCCGGAGGACCCCCGCGCACCCCGTCTCGCAGCGGCCGTCCGAACCTTCGCCGAGACCCTGGAGGAGTACGCCCCCCACTGGCAGCCGCCCCGCCTGGACCGGCCGGTCGCCGGTCAGACGCACTGCCACCAGCACGCCGTCCTCGGCGACGCCGCCGACCGCCGGCTGCGCGAGCGCGCCGGGCTGACGGGGGAGCTCAGCGGAGGCTGCTGCGGCCTCGCGGGCAACTTCGGCTTCGAGCCCGGGCACCACGAGGTCTCCGTGGCCTGCGCCGAGGAACAGCTCCTGCCGTCGCTGCGGGCGGCCGCACCGGGTACGGAGGTGCTGGCGGACGGGTTCTCCTGCCGGACGCAGATCGCGCAGCTGGCCGGCGGCCGGGCCCGCCACCTGGCGGAGGTCCTGGCGGAGGGCTTGCCCGAGGGCCCGCCGGACGGCTTGCCGGACGGATGGCCGGAACCGGACGTAGGCGGGATGTAAGGCAAAACACGGACGCACGGTCCTTACGCACCCCCTAATCTGGATAAATGCCCGCACCTTCCTCACCCACGAGCACCGCACCGAGCACCGCCACGCCCACCCGGCCCGCGCAGACGACGGCCGCCGCCCCCGCGGACGGCTCCTTCCGGGCCCGCTTCGGCCCGGTGGCCCTGGTGGTCACGGCGGGCGTCTCGGTGCAGTTCGGTGCCGCCCTCGCGGTGATGCTCATGCCGAGGGCGGGCGCGGCCGGCGTGGTCACGCTGCGCCTCGCCGCGGCCGCGCTGGTGCTGCTGCTCGTCTGCCGGCCCAAGGTGCGCGGGTACTCCCGCTCCGACTGGTCGACCGTGGTGTGGTTCGGCGTGGCCATGGCCGGCATGAACGGGTTCATCTACCAGGCCATCGACCGGATCCCCCTCGGCCCCGCCGTCACCCTGGAGGTGCTGGGCCCGCTGGTGCTCTCCGTCGTGGTCTCCCGCCGCCTGCTGAACCTGCTGTGGGCCGGGCTGGCGCTGGCCGGAGTCGTCCTGCTGTCCACCCACGGCGGAGGCGGCCTGGGCGGCCTCGACCCGCTGGGCGTGGCCTTCGCCCTCGCGGCGGGCGGCATGTGGGCGGCGTACATCGTGTTCAGCGCGCGGACCGGCCGCCGGTTCCCGCAGGCGGACGGGCTGGCACTGGCGATGGCCGTGGCCGCCGTACTGTCCCTGCCGCTCGGCGTGATCGAGGCCGGCTCGGCTCTGCTGCACCCGAGCACCCTGCTCCTGGGCCTCGGCGTGGCGCTGCTCTCCTCGGTCCTGCCCTACACGCTGGAGCTGCTCGCCCTGCGCAGGCTCCCGGCGCCGACCTTCGCGATCCTGATGAGCCTGGAGCCCGCCATCGCCGCGACGGCCGGGTTCATGATCCTGAACCAGGCGCTGTCGGCGCTGGACGCGGCGGCGATCGCGCTGGTCATCGTGGCGAGCATGGGCGCGGTCCGCTCGCAGACCCGGCCGCGCGAGCCTCAGCCGAACTGATCGTAGAAGCCGGCCTTGAGCCGTAGCGCCTGCTCCTCGGTCTCCCGGAAGCCGGCGGCCCCGGCCGCCTCCTGCGCCCGGGCGAGGAGCTCGGTCACCCGTGCGGCCAGCCGGTCGGAGTGGGTGTCGGACAGCAGGGACACCGTCGCGAGCGAATGCGTCTTCGCGTCGTGGACCAGGTGCGGGTGGTAGAAGCGCGAACGGTTGCGGCCGCCGCCCTCGGCCGTGAACAGCGGCCCCATCCGCTCCCACAGCCGCCCGTACTCGACGGAGACCAGCACCTCGCCCCAGAACCGGAGGAAGGTCAGCAGGCGCAGGTCGGCGTCGGCGCGGCCGCCCGCGTCCGCGATCAGTTCCAGGGTGTCGGTGATGGCCCGCCGCGTCGCGGCCGTGGGCCTCGACGCCACCAGCGCCTCCCTGGACACGCCGAGCCGGCGCAGGTCCTCGGTCATGTCCTCGCGGTGCGAGGGCGCGTGCCCCTGGGCGCCCGGGTACTCCTCGCGCAGGATGATCCGGGCGATC is a window encoding:
- a CDS encoding DMT family transporter — protein: MPAPSSPTSTAPSTATPTRPAQTTAAAPADGSFRARFGPVALVVTAGVSVQFGAALAVMLMPRAGAAGVVTLRLAAAALVLLLVCRPKVRGYSRSDWSTVVWFGVAMAGMNGFIYQAIDRIPLGPAVTLEVLGPLVLSVVVSRRLLNLLWAGLALAGVVLLSTHGGGGLGGLDPLGVAFALAAGGMWAAYIVFSARTGRRFPQADGLALAMAVAAVLSLPLGVIEAGSALLHPSTLLLGLGVALLSSVLPYTLELLALRRLPAPTFAILMSLEPAIAATAGFMILNQALSALDAAAIALVIVASMGAVRSQTRPREPQPN
- a CDS encoding FAD-binding and (Fe-S)-binding domain-containing protein, encoding MDASNYRRVPVGVVAPRDAEDVAAALAVCAAAGVPVVPRGGGTSIAGQATGLGVVLDLTRHMNALVSLDPAARTAVVQPGLVLDRLRDAARPHGLTFGPDPSTHSRCTLGGMIGNNACGAHSVAWGTTADNVAELAVTAYGGSSHRLGTGWRGAPDGLRELVSQNLAVLRTGMAGGAADGFARRISGYGDLDALLPERGTRVARAFCGSEGTLGVVTEAVVRLVELPAAPALAVLGYADESAAAQAAAGLLGYGPLTVEGMAADLVGGAAGLPRGGAWLFVEMRDEGAARALLRASDAVDGLLLTDPAAQRALWRIREDAAGTATRMPDGTMAWPGWEDCAVPPARLGAYLPEFRALLAEHGLRGSPYGHFGEGCVHVRIDFDLVTAPGVARFRAFSSDLADLVVAHGGSLSGEHGDGQARAELLPRMYGPSVIGLFETYKRVWDPAGGMNPGILVRPARLDENLRFASLPPALPFAGEVARCVGVAKCRSTEVGGPGVMCPSYRATGEERHSTRGRARLLHEMLAGEIVTGGWRSAEVAEALDLCLGCKGCRSDCPVGVDMAAYKAEFLHHHWAGRLRPLSHYALGGLPGWLRLIAGLRLARPLNLVSRFLRIPGLERSRPLPRLARTPFTRGWRAMVRSAGRSPLPALPPFPGLRPDPSPGAAPLPGASPRTPAPQTPEGLDFRRRQPKSASPAFEARGLGRSPRGSGAQPRGTVEGRVGDLAPQGAHATVVTVWPDTFTEYLAPEAGHAAVRVLRAAGLEPRVQTGRVCCGLTYISTGRLDTARRVLRRTLDAVGDPQGPLTVLEPSCAAALRTDLPALLPEDPRAPRLAAAVRTFAETLEEYAPHWQPPRLDRPVAGQTHCHQHAVLGDAADRRLRERAGLTGELSGGCCGLAGNFGFEPGHHEVSVACAEEQLLPSLRAAAPGTEVLADGFSCRTQIAQLAGGRARHLAEVLAEGLPEGPPDGLPDGWPEPDVGGM
- the serC gene encoding phosphoserine transaminase, producing MAEIQIPADIKPADGRFGAGPSKVRTEALDALAATGTSLLGTSHRQAPVKNLVGSVRQGLRDLFSLPEGYEVILGNGGSTAFWDIATAGLIERKSQHLTFGEFSSKFASAAKSAPWLDAPSVISSDPGTHPDPVAEAGVDVYAYTHNETSTGVAAPIKRVAGADEGSLVLVDATSGAGGLPVDITETDVYYFAPQKSFASDGGLWLAAFSPAALERAARVHASGRHIPEFFSLPTAIDNSLKNQTYNTPALSTLFLLDQQLEWMNSQGGLEFTTGRTAASAAHLYGWAEASKYASPFVADSSKRSAVIGTIDFSDDIDAAAVAKVLRANGIVDTEPYRKLGRNQLRIAMFPAIDPADVQALTACVDFVIEAL